DNA sequence from the Enterobacteriaceae endosymbiont of Donacia cincticornis genome:
GCAATTTGCCAAATTAAAAAATTACTAATACGATATTCTCCTCCTGTTCTAATTACTAGATCTATAGGAAAAATTTTATTTAAACAAATATAACTACTTATCATATTTTCATCAATATCATCAGGATGTAATAATTTTTTATGAATTTTAAAAGCTATTTTTTTTACACTATTAATTATATCCCAACGTCCACCATAATTTATGGCTATATTTAATAATAATTTATTATTATTTTTTGTTAAAAACTCTGCTTTATTAATAGATTTTTGTAAAGAAAAATTTAATTGATTTATATTACCAATAATTTTTAAACATATATCTTGTTTTTTTAAATTTATTGCTTCTATATCTAATATTTCTTGAAATAAATCCATTAAAAATTTAATTTCTTGATTAGATCTTTTCCAATTTTCACTGCTAAAAGCATATAAAGTTAATGCTTTAATTTTATATTTTAAAGATAAACCAATAATTTTTTTTACAGTTTTTACTCCTTCTTTATGTCCTAAAAAATTTAATTTTTTATTTTTTTTTGCCCATCTTCTATTTCCATCCATAATAATAGCTATATGTTTAGGATAAAAATTAAGATAATTATTTTTTTTTTTCATTTTTAAAAATCTAAAATTTTATTTATTAAATAAAAAAAATTTTATTATGATTTAAAATACTAACAGAAAAAATTTCTTTCTATTTTTTTAAAAAATTCTTGAATTTCTTTAATATAAAAAACTGTTTGTTTTTGAATTTTATTATATAAAATTTTTTCTTGATTTTCATTTATTTGTTTATTTTTAAATAAATTTTTAATTTTATGGTTTGATTTTCTACGTATATTTCTAATATTAATTTTATTTTGTTCAGTTTCTGTTTTTATATTTTTAATAATTTTTATTTTTCTAAATTCTGTAATAGGAGGTATATATACATATATATTATGTCCAATAATTTTGGTTGTTAGATCTAAATTTGCAAGTATAATACTTTTTTCTATATTTTTTTTTATTGTAATGTCAAATGGTGTAATTTTAAGAGTAGAATTATTTTCTAATACTATAGAACATATATGATTAATAGGTGTTAATTTATTATTTAATTTTAAACAAATATGATTTAATAAATAAGGAGATAATCTATTTTGTGATAAAATATTTACTTTTTTAATAAACGTATTTAAACATTTTTGCATGCTTATTTTATTATCATTAATAATATTATTTTCCATATAAATATCCTTTATTTAAACTAAATTTATTTAATAATTTTTTATTATTGTTCCTATAATTTGCCCAGTTAAAATCTTATAAAGAGAACCAGGTTTTTGAATATTAAAAATATGTATAGGTATATTATGATCACGTGCTAAAAAAAATGCAGTATTATCCATAATTTGGATTTTCTTTTTTATAACATAATCATAATTTATCATATTAAAAAATTTAGCATTTGAATAATTTATAGGATCTTGAGAATAAACTCCATTAACTTTAGTTGCTTTTAATACAGCATCAGCTTCTAATTCTATAGCTCTTAAACATGCTGTAGTATCTGTAGTAAATAATGGATTACCAATACCTCCTGTTAATATAACTATATTATTTTTAATTAAATCAATTGCTTTAAAAGTATTGTACTCTTTACAAATACCCTGTATTGGTAAAGAAGACATTAAATATACATTAATTAATTTATTTTTAATAGAATGATATAATAATAAACCATTAATTATAGTTGATATCATACCAATTTGATCACCTAAAACTCTTTTTATATTATTATTTTTGTTACAATATCTACCTCTAAATAAATTACCACCCCCTATTACTATACCGATTTCAACACCTAAAGGTAAAATACTTTTTATTTCTTGTATAATATAATCTAATAATTTATTATCTATACCAGATAGATTTTTACCTTGCAAAAATTCTCCACTAATTTTTAGTATGATCCGATTATAAACTGTTTTTTTTGTAGTATTATTCATAAGATATTTATTTTTTATATACTTTATACATATAAAATTAATTAGTTATATAAATAAAATAATTAATTTTTAATTATATTACTACCAATTTCTAAACATAAAAAATTTAAAATTTTCATTTTATTTTCACTTAAAATATCAAATACTGTTTTATTATTATTTAATAAAAATTTTTGATTATATAGTGTAACATTATTTATAAATTTTTTTATACGTCCTTCTATAATTTTTTTTATAATAATTTTAGGTTTATTTTCTTTAATTGCAATATTTTTTTGTAATTCATATTCTTTTTTGATAATAATAGAAGGAATATTTTTTTCTTGTATATATTTTGGCCTTAACATAGCTATATGCATAGAAATTTTTTTCATTAATGATCGATTATTAATATTAGATTTAATAATAATACCAAGATGCTTATTATGATGTATATATTCTCCTATAAATTCACCTTTAATATATTCTAGATGATGAATAAATATATTTTCTTTTAAAAGACTAATTAGTTCTATTCTTTTATGATTAAAAATTTCTTTTATTATATTTATATTTTTTTGATTATTTTTTATAACATATTTTAAAATTTCATGTCCAAAATTAATAAAATGCATTGATTTTGCAACAAAATCAGTTTGACAATTTATTTCTAATAATATTCCGAAATCTTTTGTTATATAATCAAAAATTAATCCTTCTTTTGTTTCACAATTTTCTTTTTTAATAGATTCTATTTCAAAATGTTCTCTTATATAACTTATTGCATTCTGTATATTACCTTTTGTTGCTTTTAATGCTTTTTTACATTTTATAATACTAATACCTGTTATATTTCTCAATTCTTTAATTTTATTAATATTAATTTTCAATATTATCTCCTTTTTTTAATTTAAATTATTATTTAATTTAAGTTTATTATTTGATATAGTTTGAGTTATATAATATAAATATAATTTTATAGCACGGACAGCATCATCATTAGCAGGGATAACAAAATTAATACCTTCAGGATTAGAATTAGTATCTATTATTGCAAAAATAGGAATATTTAATTTTCGAGCTTCACTTATTGCAATTTTTTCATGATTTGCGTCTATTACAAATATGGCATCAGGTAATCCTCCCATATTTTTAATACCACCTAAACTTTTTTCTAATTTTAATAATTTTCTATTACGTGTTAAAGCTTCTTTTTTTATTAACTTTTTGAACGTTCCATCTTTACTTTGTAATTCTAATTCATTTAATGTTTTAATAGATTTTTTAACAGTTTTCCAATTAGTTAACATTCCTCCTAACCAACGATGATTAATAAAAAATTGATTACAATTAATAGCTGTTTCTTTTATAAGAGAAGAAGCTGCTTTCTTTGTTCCAATAAATAAAATTTTCCCTTTACGAGAAGTAATTTTTTTTAATTCTTTTAATGCAATATTAAACATTTGAATAGTTTTATCTAAATTAATAATATGTATTTTGTTTTTATCATTAAAAATAAATCTTTTCATTTTTGGATTCCAATAACGTGTTTGATGTCCAAAATGAGCTCCTACTTTAAACATTTCATTAATAGATATAGACATTATATTATCCTTATTTTATATATAAATAAAATCATATTATATAATTAATATTTATACAAAAATTTTCTTAAATAAATTTAATTTAATTATTTTTAAAGTTATTAAAATTATGTATATAATATAACATTATATATTATATAATTAATATTTTATAAAAAGAAAATAATGAAAATATTCATTAAAAATTCTAAAGAAATAAAAAAAATTTATAAATCTTGTCAATTAGCAGTTGAAGTATTAGAAATGATTAAAAATTATATTATACCGGGAATTAGTACTGAAGAGATAAATAATATATGTCATAATTATATTACAAATATTCAAAAAGCTAAATCAGCTACTCTAGGATATAAAGGTTTTCCAAAATCAGTATGTATTTCTATAAATGATGTTGTGTGTCACGGAATACCAAATAAAAAAGAAATTTTAAAAAATGGAGATATTGTAAATATAGATGTAACAGTATTATATAAAAATTATTATGGAGATACATCAAAAATGTTTTTAGTAGGCAATAATGTTTCTAAAAAATCTAAATTATTATGTTTAACTGCCCAAAAAAGTTTATATAAAGCTATTAATATTTTAAAACCTGGTATAAGATTATATAAAATTGGGCAGACAATACAAAAATATGTTGAATCTAAAAATTTTTCTGTAGTTAGAAACTATTGTGGTCACGGTATAGGTAAAAATTTTCATGAAGATCCTCAAATATTACATTATAAATCATATGATTATGGTATAATCTTAAAATCTGGTATGATATTTACAATTGAACCTATGATTAATATAGGACATCATGGTGTATATGTAATGAATGATAATTGGACTGTAAAAACTATAGATAAAACTAATTCAGCTCAATATGAGCATACAGTACTTATTACTGATGGAGGGAGTAAAGTATTAACTATTAGAAAAGAAGAAAATATATTTATAAAAAAATAAATTTGATATGATTAAGTAATTAAAATATTAATTACTTAATCATATTAAATAATATTAATTAATTATCTAAGAAGCTTTTTAATATTTCAGATCGACTAGGATGTCGTAATTTTCTTAATGCTTTTGCTTCTATTTGTCTAATTCTTTCTCTAGTTACATCAAATTGTTTACCTACTTCTTCTAAAGTATGATCTGTATTCATATCAATACCAAATCTCATTCTTAATACTTTTGCTTCTCTTGGTGTTAAACTAGAAAGAATATTATATGTAGCTACTTTTAAACTTTCTGAAGTTGCAGAATCTAAGGGTAATTCTAAATTATTATCTTCAATAAAATCACTTAAATGTGATTCCTCATCATCTCCTATAGGAGTTTCCATTGAAATAGGTTCTTTTGCTATTTTTAATACTTTTCTAATTTTATCTTCAGGAAGAAGCATATGTTCTGATAATTCTTCTGGTGTAGGTTCTCTACCTAATTCTTGTAATATTTTTCTAGAAACTCGATTAAGTTTGTTAATAGTTTCAATCATATGCACAGGAATTCTTATAGTTCTTGCTTGATCAGCAATTGATCTTGTTATAGCTTGTCTAATCCACCATGTGGCATATGTAGAAAATTTATAACCTCTTCTATATTCAAATTTATCAACTGCTTTCATTAAGCCTATATTTCCTTCTTGAATTAAATCAAGAAATTGTAATCCTCTATTTGTATATTTTTTAGCTATAGAAATAACTAATCTTAAATTAGCTTCAATCATTTCTTTTTTTGCTTTTTTAGCTTTTATTTCACCTATAGTAATTTTTTTATTAATTTTTTTAATTTGTGAAATAGTTAATCCAGTTTTTTTTTCAATATTAATTAATTTAGTTATATAATTATGAAATTGATTTAAAAATAAATTTTTTTCATATATATTATATTTTTTTTT
Encoded proteins:
- the uppS gene encoding polyprenyl diphosphate synthase, with amino-acid sequence MKKKNNYLNFYPKHIAIIMDGNRRWAKKNKKLNFLGHKEGVKTVKKIIGLSLKYKIKALTLYAFSSENWKRSNQEIKFLMDLFQEILDIEAINLKKQDICLKIIGNINQLNFSLQKSINKAEFLTKNNNKLLLNIAINYGGRWDIINSVKKIAFKIHKKLLHPDDIDENMISSYICLNKIFPIDLVIRTGGEYRISNFLIWQIAYSELYFTQTLWPDFNEYDFKKALNSFKRRNRRFGGN
- a CDS encoding ribosome-recycling factor — its product is MENNIINDNKISMQKCLNTFIKKVNILSQNRLSPYLLNHICLKLNNKLTPINHICSIVLENNSTLKITPFDITIKKNIEKSIILANLDLTTKIIGHNIYVYIPPITEFRKIKIIKNIKTETEQNKINIRNIRRKSNHKIKNLFKNKQINENQEKILYNKIQKQTVFYIKEIQEFFKKIERNFFC
- the pyrH gene encoding UMP kinase, whose amino-acid sequence is MNNTTKKTVYNRIILKISGEFLQGKNLSGIDNKLLDYIIQEIKSILPLGVEIGIVIGGGNLFRGRYCNKNNNIKRVLGDQIGMISTIINGLLLYHSIKNKLINVYLMSSLPIQGICKEYNTFKAIDLIKNNIVILTGGIGNPLFTTDTTACLRAIELEADAVLKATKVNGVYSQDPINYSNAKFFNMINYDYVIKKKIQIMDNTAFFLARDHNIPIHIFNIQKPGSLYKILTGQIIGTIIKNY
- the tsf gene encoding translation elongation factor Ts, with protein sequence MKININKIKELRNITGISIIKCKKALKATKGNIQNAISYIREHFEIESIKKENCETKEGLIFDYITKDFGILLEINCQTDFVAKSMHFINFGHEILKYVIKNNQKNINIIKEIFNHKRIELISLLKENIFIHHLEYIKGEFIGEYIHHNKHLGIIIKSNINNRSLMKKISMHIAMLRPKYIQEKNIPSIIIKKEYELQKNIAIKENKPKIIIKKIIEGRIKKFINNVTLYNQKFLLNNNKTVFDILSENKMKILNFLCLEIGSNIIKN
- the rpsB gene encoding 30S ribosomal protein S2, whose amino-acid sequence is MMSISINEMFKVGAHFGHQTRYWNPKMKRFIFNDKNKIHIINLDKTIQMFNIALKELKKITSRKGKILFIGTKKAASSLIKETAINCNQFFINHRWLGGMLTNWKTVKKSIKTLNELELQSKDGTFKKLIKKEALTRNRKLLKLEKSLGGIKNMGGLPDAIFVIDANHEKIAISEARKLNIPIFAIIDTNSNPEGINFVIPANDDAVRAIKLYLYYITQTISNNKLKLNNNLN
- the map gene encoding type I methionyl aminopeptidase, producing MKIFIKNSKEIKKIYKSCQLAVEVLEMIKNYIIPGISTEEINNICHNYITNIQKAKSATLGYKGFPKSVCISINDVVCHGIPNKKEILKNGDIVNIDVTVLYKNYYGDTSKMFLVGNNVSKKSKLLCLTAQKSLYKAINILKPGIRLYKIGQTIQKYVESKNFSVVRNYCGHGIGKNFHEDPQILHYKSYDYGIILKSGMIFTIEPMINIGHHGVYVMNDNWTVKTIDKTNSAQYEHTVLITDGGSKVLTIRKEENIFIKK